In Pseudomonas sp. MTM4, one genomic interval encodes:
- the cobO gene encoding cob(I)yrinic acid a,c-diamide adenosyltransferase, translating into MDDRDARHKARMQRKKAVVDAKIAEAQDEYGLLLVHTGNGKGKSSSAFGMVARALGHGIKVGVVQFIKGAASTGEENFFRRFPEEVRYHVMGEGFTWETQDRQRDIAKAREAWSVAAELLADQEIGLVVLDELNIALKYGYLELDPVLADIESRPMLQHVVVTGRGAPPGMIEAADTVTEMSLIKHAFKAGVKAQKGVEF; encoded by the coding sequence ATGGACGACCGCGACGCACGACACAAGGCGCGCATGCAGCGCAAGAAAGCGGTGGTCGACGCGAAGATCGCCGAGGCCCAGGACGAGTACGGCCTGCTGCTGGTGCACACCGGCAACGGCAAGGGCAAGAGCAGCTCGGCCTTCGGCATGGTCGCCCGTGCGCTGGGGCATGGCATCAAAGTCGGCGTGGTGCAGTTCATCAAGGGCGCAGCCAGTACCGGCGAGGAAAATTTCTTCCGGCGATTCCCCGAGGAAGTGCGCTATCACGTGATGGGCGAGGGCTTCACCTGGGAAACCCAGGATCGCCAGCGCGACATCGCCAAGGCTCGCGAAGCCTGGAGCGTCGCGGCCGAGCTGCTGGCCGATCAGGAGATTGGGCTGGTGGTGCTGGACGAGCTGAACATCGCGCTCAAGTACGGCTATCTGGAACTCGACCCGGTGCTCGCCGATATCGAGTCGCGGCCCATGTTGCAGCACGTGGTAGTCACCGGTCGCGGCGCGCCGCCCGGGATGATCGAGGCGGCCGATACCGTGACTGAAATGAGCTTGATCAAACATGCCTTCAAGG